GCCCTTGGCCTTGGCAGCAGCCTCGAGCGGGTTGGCTGCGTCCTTGTCCTCAAGAGCCTCGTGGTCGGCCTGGCGGAAGTCGGCGTTCTCGTCGAGCGAGACCTTGCCGTCCAGGGCCAGGATGCGGCCGTCCTTGGTCTTCACCAGCGGGTTGACCTCGACGAGGAGCGCGTCCTCGGCGACGAAGGTCTCCCACAGGGTCACCATGGCCTCGGCGACGCCCTCGGCCACCTCGGCGGGGAACTTCGCCTGGGCGACGATCTCCCGGGCCTTCTCGATGGTGACGCCCTCGTTGGAGTCGACCGGAACCTTGGCGAGCGCCTCGGGGGTCTTCTCGGCGACCTCCTCGATGTCCATGCCGCCCTGCACCGAGGCCATGGCCAGGAAGGTGCGGTTGGTGCGGTCGAGGAGGTACGAGACGTAGTACTCCGCCTCGATCTCCGGGGACAGCTCGGCGATCATCACCTTGTGGACCGTGTGGCCCTTGATGTCCATGCCGAGGATGTCCGTCGCGCGAGCGACGGCCTCGTCCGGGTTCGCCGCCAGCTTCACGCCGCCGGCCTTGCCGCGGCCACCGACCTTCACCTGTGCCTTGACGACCGACTTGCCGCCAAGGCGTTCGGTGGCCTCGCGCGCCGCCTCAGGCGTGTCGATGACTTCACCGGCCAGCACCGGTACACCGTGCTTGGCGAAGAGGTCCCTCGCCTGGTACTCGAACAGGTCCACGCGCGTCCGTCCCTTTTCCGTGATCTCGCTGCGATCTCGCTGCTTTGGTGTCAGCTGTCTGCGTGGGCGTGCCGCGGAGGGCAACGTGACTGCGCTGTCACAAGGGAGGCGTAGGACGGAGTCCGGTACGCGGCATGTCCGTCTCGCAGGTTATCGCCGCGGGACGTAGGTCCCTAAATCACAGATCACATTTGGGCGGTGATGACGGTCACAGATCACGTGGTCACCGCGGCAAAATCCGCTGCCGCCGTGGTGACCGGGCGGCCTCTGTGTCGTCGGACACCCCTTGTTTGCTCCGGTTGCTCCCGCGATCAGAGGACCGTGTCGGGGTCGGGTATCGGAAGGGGGCGCTTCTCGATCGCCGCGGCCATCACCTCCGGGAAGAGGTCGGGCGTACAGGCGAAGGCCGGCGCGCCCAGGGCGGCGAGCGCCGCCGCGTGCTCGCGGTCGTACGCGGGTGTCCCCTCGTCGGAGAGCGCGAGCAGCGTCACGAACTGCACTCCGGACGCCTTCATCGCCGCGACCCGCTTCAGC
The window above is part of the Streptomyces venezuelae genome. Proteins encoded here:
- the sucC gene encoding ADP-forming succinate--CoA ligase subunit beta — encoded protein: MDLFEYQARDLFAKHGVPVLAGEVIDTPEAAREATERLGGKSVVKAQVKVGGRGKAGGVKLAANPDEAVARATDILGMDIKGHTVHKVMIAELSPEIEAEYYVSYLLDRTNRTFLAMASVQGGMDIEEVAEKTPEALAKVPVDSNEGVTIEKAREIVAQAKFPAEVAEGVAEAMVTLWETFVAEDALLVEVNPLVKTKDGRILALDGKVSLDENADFRQADHEALEDKDAANPLEAAAKAKGLNYVKLEGEVGIIGNGAGLVMSTLDVVAYAGENHGGVKPANFLDIGGGASAEVMANGLEIILGDSDVKSVFVNVFGGITACDEVANGIVQALELLASKGEKVEKPLVVRLDGNNAELGRKILSDANHPLVQRVDTMDGAADKAAELAAAK